One window of the Runella slithyformis DSM 19594 genome contains the following:
- a CDS encoding N-acyl-D-amino-acid deacylase family protein, giving the protein MKHFITLITGILFAATSAFAQEYDVLIRGGKIADGTGNAWFYGDVAIKNGKIARIGSLPNATAGKVLEAKGLIVCPGFIDVHTHIEEDEFRLPTADNFIYDGVTTVVTGNCGLSNVDLGFYFKQLDSLKTSVNVASLIGHNDVRKTVMGTVNRPATPEEQQRMEALVEKAMRDGAYGLATGLIYVPGTYSTTEEVVGLAKVAARYGGVYASHIRYEGDEVLTAIEEAVNIGRQAAIPVQISHFKVSGQNNWGRSKETLAAVENARREGIDVTIDQYPYTASSTGLNTLLPSWALAGGLDSIKARVNDPIIRRRMTEEMVATLKRRKQNHFTYAVVAYYDADTTLNGKNIEEINLLKGRKHKAAAEAETIMDMALKGGASMVFHGMGDWDVENIMRYPQNMFASDASIRVYNFGVPHPRGYGTNARVLGYYVRQKKIIPLEEAIRRMTSLPAQKFNLPERGLLQPGRAADVLVFDENTIIDVSTYDRPHQYSRGMKYVIVNGETVVDNEKHTGVRAGKVLRKGE; this is encoded by the coding sequence ATGAAACACTTCATTACCCTCATTACAGGTATCCTTTTCGCCGCAACGTCAGCTTTTGCCCAGGAATATGATGTATTGATACGCGGCGGAAAAATTGCAGACGGTACCGGAAACGCCTGGTTTTACGGTGATGTAGCCATCAAAAACGGCAAAATTGCGCGCATTGGGTCATTGCCTAATGCCACCGCGGGGAAAGTATTGGAGGCCAAAGGGCTCATTGTCTGTCCGGGGTTTATTGATGTGCATACCCACATCGAAGAGGATGAATTCAGGCTTCCTACGGCCGATAATTTTATTTATGATGGCGTAACGACGGTGGTAACGGGCAACTGCGGGTTGTCCAATGTAGATTTGGGATTCTATTTTAAGCAACTCGACAGCCTCAAAACCTCCGTAAATGTAGCGTCGCTGATCGGGCACAATGACGTTCGAAAAACGGTCATGGGTACGGTCAATCGCCCGGCAACCCCCGAAGAGCAGCAACGGATGGAAGCCCTCGTGGAAAAAGCCATGAGAGACGGAGCGTATGGGTTGGCTACGGGCCTGATCTATGTGCCGGGTACGTATTCCACCACCGAAGAAGTGGTAGGGCTGGCCAAAGTGGCTGCTCGCTACGGCGGCGTGTATGCGTCACACATTCGCTATGAAGGTGATGAAGTACTGACGGCCATCGAAGAGGCAGTCAATATCGGGCGGCAGGCCGCCATTCCCGTTCAGATCTCGCACTTCAAAGTAAGCGGTCAAAACAACTGGGGGCGCTCGAAGGAAACCCTTGCGGCCGTCGAAAATGCCCGTCGCGAAGGCATCGACGTGACCATTGATCAATATCCCTATACGGCCAGCAGTACAGGGCTCAATACCCTGTTGCCAAGTTGGGCGCTGGCAGGAGGTTTGGACTCCATCAAAGCACGCGTCAATGACCCCATCATACGCCGACGCATGACTGAGGAAATGGTGGCAACACTCAAACGCCGCAAACAAAACCACTTCACTTATGCCGTAGTGGCCTATTATGATGCTGATACAACCCTCAACGGTAAGAATATTGAAGAGATAAACCTCCTGAAAGGCCGTAAACACAAAGCCGCCGCCGAAGCCGAGACCATTATGGACATGGCCCTGAAAGGCGGGGCAAGCATGGTATTTCACGGTATGGGTGATTGGGACGTCGAAAACATTATGCGGTATCCGCAAAATATGTTTGCTTCCGATGCGTCCATTCGGGTGTATAATTTCGGAGTGCCTCATCCGCGCGGCTACGGCACCAATGCGCGCGTATTGGGGTACTACGTCCGCCAAAAGAAAATCATTCCGCTGGAAGAAGCCATTCGCCGTATGACGTCGTTGCCCGCCCAAAAGTTCAACTTGCCGGAGCGTGGCCTGCTTCAGCCCGGAAGGGCGGCCGATGTGCTCGTGTTTGACGAAAACACCATTATAGACGTCTCTACCTACGACCGTCCGCATCAATATTCACGCGGGATGAAGTACGTCATTGTCAATGGTGAAACGGTGGTAGACAACGAAAAACACACGGGAGTACGGGCCGGGAAGGTCTTGCGAAAAGGGGAGTGA
- a CDS encoding tetratricopeptide repeat-containing sensor histidine kinase yields MTLRFAFFWLFSIVSVELVAQNRMVDSLRHWLAIHPTQDSARVVTLHRLAYRLSEIDQTTAWRYANEANQLAKKLNNTTNLGQSFINYAILESLEGNYARGQEYYLTALKLFEQTGWERGIAICLNNIAENYKSMNQLQKAVDYTFRALELNKKTDQKRGMAVNHEQIGDLYRRMQRYEESLTYLEQGLVLAKQAEQNYQILPQILLSTARNYNDRREFSVALRYLEQATEQSQRHGEKLLQIQCYEETAKTFRLQQKLASAGIYLQKALETATQFGSIVEIAHINREMAQLAEIRGSYKEALAYFQSYKTLNDSIERKKNVVRAELAELKYTAFEKDKENHRLKRIKTAQEAELRRQTYWIISLALVIVGLMGVLGYAFYRNRLKQIKDAQKAQAQTIRQMQLSDRIRSQIARDLHDDLGATLSGVAMLSQAAKRQLKEKDEQLKELLDLISINSQRTVSTIRDIIWTTRPMNDSLESITAKMKIFASEMLEPKRIQYEFSIADDLKGYKLPSNQQYNFYLIFKEAINNAAKYAQATHIRIKIFKMNQQLYLHIIDDGIGFDKEVVKGSGNGLFNMEKRVEELDGSMTVKSAPNQGTAIELTLPLATPLLPIYPIY; encoded by the coding sequence ATGACCCTTCGGTTTGCTTTTTTTTGGTTATTCTCTATCGTCAGCGTTGAATTGGTGGCTCAAAACCGCATGGTAGACAGCTTGCGGCATTGGTTAGCTATTCATCCGACACAGGACAGCGCGCGAGTAGTGACACTCCACCGACTGGCCTACCGTCTTTCTGAAATTGACCAAACGACGGCCTGGCGCTATGCCAACGAAGCCAATCAACTGGCTAAAAAACTCAATAATACGACCAATTTGGGGCAAAGCTTTATCAATTATGCCATTTTGGAGTCATTGGAAGGGAATTATGCCAGAGGACAGGAATATTATCTGACGGCCTTAAAACTCTTTGAACAAACAGGGTGGGAGCGGGGCATTGCAATATGCCTCAACAACATTGCCGAAAATTATAAGAGTATGAATCAATTGCAAAAGGCCGTTGATTATACCTTTCGTGCCTTGGAGTTGAATAAAAAAACGGATCAAAAACGCGGCATGGCGGTCAATCACGAGCAAATCGGGGATCTATACCGCCGCATGCAACGCTACGAGGAGTCACTGACGTATTTGGAACAGGGCTTAGTTTTGGCTAAACAAGCCGAGCAAAATTATCAGATATTGCCCCAGATTCTGTTGAGTACTGCCCGAAATTATAACGACCGACGGGAGTTTTCGGTAGCGCTCAGGTACTTAGAGCAAGCCACCGAACAAAGCCAACGGCACGGCGAAAAATTACTGCAAATCCAATGTTATGAAGAAACGGCTAAGACCTTCCGTTTGCAGCAGAAATTAGCAAGTGCCGGTATATACCTTCAAAAAGCACTCGAAACCGCCACGCAGTTTGGGTCCATTGTGGAAATTGCCCACATCAATCGGGAAATGGCGCAATTGGCCGAGATACGGGGCAGTTACAAAGAAGCATTGGCGTATTTTCAGTCGTACAAGACCCTGAACGATTCGATTGAACGAAAAAAGAATGTCGTGCGGGCTGAATTGGCAGAGTTGAAATATACCGCTTTTGAGAAAGACAAAGAGAATCATCGGCTCAAACGGATCAAAACCGCCCAGGAAGCTGAGCTGCGACGTCAGACCTACTGGATCATTTCGTTGGCTTTGGTCATTGTTGGTTTAATGGGAGTGTTGGGTTATGCATTTTACCGGAATCGCCTCAAACAAATCAAGGACGCTCAAAAAGCGCAGGCCCAGACCATTCGCCAAATGCAGCTATCGGACCGTATTCGGAGCCAGATCGCGCGCGATCTGCACGATGATCTGGGCGCTACGTTGAGCGGTGTAGCCATGCTGAGTCAGGCGGCCAAACGGCAGTTGAAAGAAAAAGACGAGCAGCTGAAAGAACTGCTCGACCTGATAAGCATTAACTCCCAACGAACGGTAAGTACCATTCGGGATATTATCTGGACCACACGCCCCATGAACGACAGCCTGGAGAGTATCACGGCCAAGATGAAAATATTTGCGTCCGAAATGCTTGAGCCCAAGCGTATTCAGTACGAGTTCAGTATCGCCGATGATCTGAAAGGGTATAAGCTTCCGTCGAATCAGCAGTATAATTTTTACCTTATCTTTAAGGAAGCCATCAATAATGCCGCCAAATATGCGCAGGCAACCCACATCCGAATAAAGATTTTTAAAATGAATCAACAATTGTATCTGCACATTATAGACGATGGCATCGGCTTCGACAAAGAGGTAGTGAAAGGTAGCGGAAACGGACTTTTTAACATGGAAAAACGAGTGGAAGAACTCGACGGCAGCATGACCGTCAAGTCCGCCCCCAATCAGGGAACGGCCATCGAACTCACGCTGCCCCTGGCAACGCCTCTGCTTCCGATCTATCCTATTTATTGA
- a CDS encoding DoxX family protein, giving the protein MEQVITPSSKWTFIEKIGFRFFFLFFLLQIFVFPLGYLIKNGFYNDAWTWPINWAGNTFFDIPEISLRPNGNGDTSWNWIQFFLIIGLSVVGTAIWSFFDTKRLNYSTLNKWFRVVIRYYLGITMLSYGFAKVFLSQFGTMTDYRLYQQLGDMSPMGLLWTFMAFSKGYQMFTGLGEVVGGLFLFFRRTTLIGSLILSGLMSNVVLFNLFFDVPVKLFSSMLLSMAFYLAAADLKRLVNFFFLNRPVPARIYPIYSQKKWFTRSRLGLKTLIILGLSMVLLWQGIDSFKYLKAPKPAFYGPYKVSQFKRNRQEVPLTDTLRWERVFVDRRGPADMIAITNQHGLQQRTGFERDIKKKIVQLNDWLANDRKYAFTYIQPDSNTLIMKGKWRNDSLYLELKKMHKEFLLMNRGFHWVNEQPFNK; this is encoded by the coding sequence ATGGAACAAGTAATTACACCCTCTTCAAAATGGACTTTTATAGAAAAGATCGGTTTTCGGTTTTTTTTTCTATTCTTTCTCCTGCAAATCTTTGTGTTTCCGCTTGGCTATCTGATCAAGAATGGCTTTTATAATGATGCCTGGACATGGCCCATCAATTGGGCAGGAAATACGTTTTTTGATATCCCCGAAATTTCCCTTCGGCCCAACGGCAACGGCGATACAAGTTGGAATTGGATTCAGTTCTTCCTGATCATCGGTTTGTCTGTCGTCGGAACGGCCATCTGGAGTTTTTTTGATACCAAACGCCTTAATTACAGCACATTAAATAAATGGTTTAGGGTAGTGATTCGCTATTATCTGGGCATTACAATGCTTTCCTACGGTTTTGCCAAAGTGTTTCTCTCCCAATTCGGTACCATGACCGACTACCGATTGTATCAGCAACTCGGTGATATGAGTCCCATGGGCTTGCTTTGGACCTTTATGGCGTTCTCCAAAGGATACCAAATGTTTACCGGTTTGGGAGAAGTAGTGGGAGGGCTTTTCCTCTTTTTCCGCCGCACTACGTTGATCGGCAGCCTGATTCTGAGCGGACTGATGAGCAATGTCGTCTTGTTCAACTTATTTTTTGATGTTCCGGTCAAATTATTTTCTTCGATGCTTTTATCAATGGCTTTTTATCTGGCTGCAGCTGATTTGAAACGATTGGTGAACTTTTTTTTTCTCAATCGCCCCGTTCCTGCTCGAATTTACCCGATTTATTCACAAAAAAAGTGGTTCACTCGGTCGCGACTTGGGCTAAAAACGCTGATCATCCTCGGCTTGAGCATGGTTCTGCTTTGGCAGGGCATTGATTCATTCAAGTACCTGAAAGCTCCGAAACCTGCCTTTTACGGTCCTTATAAAGTCAGTCAATTCAAGCGCAACCGGCAGGAAGTGCCGCTTACAGATACGCTGCGTTGGGAGCGCGTTTTTGTGGACCGGCGCGGACCTGCTGACATGATCGCCATTACAAACCAACATGGCCTGCAACAGCGGACCGGTTTTGAACGAGATATAAAAAAGAAGATCGTTCAGCTGAACGATTGGTTGGCAAACGACAGAAAATATGCTTTTACGTACATCCAACCCGACTCTAACACCCTGATTATGAAAGGGAAATGGAGGAATGATTCATTATACCTTGAGTTAAAAAAAATGCATAAGGAATTTCTTCTGATGAATCGCGGCTTTCATTGGGTCAACGAACAGCCCTTCAATAAATAG
- a CDS encoding glycosyltransferase family 2 protein: MASLSVVIITVNQEKKIAKTIEALKALTNDIIVVDSGSTDLTRKVARAAGANVLERPWTGYSEQKNFGNLWAKYDWILSVDDDEVVSPELIESIKQAFTPAPDADAYDLPFRTVFAGKLIRFGGWNPESHVRIFNKKKIQWNTDAVHEGLTLKPEHIVKKLTGYVHHYTVDTPEQFVAKTDRYSTLFAEKGRKAGKKATFVKVYLSPAFRFLVEYIIKFGFLDGYYGWFIAKENARYTYLKYKKLR; this comes from the coding sequence ATGGCATCGCTATCCGTTGTTATCATTACCGTAAATCAGGAAAAAAAAATTGCTAAGACGATCGAGGCACTCAAAGCGTTGACCAACGATATTATAGTGGTGGACTCGGGCAGTACCGACCTGACCCGAAAAGTAGCCCGGGCAGCGGGCGCCAACGTACTCGAACGGCCCTGGACGGGCTATTCCGAACAAAAAAACTTCGGTAATCTCTGGGCTAAGTACGACTGGATATTGTCCGTAGACGATGACGAGGTCGTTAGCCCGGAGTTAATAGAAAGTATTAAGCAGGCCTTTACCCCTGCCCCCGATGCCGATGCCTATGATCTGCCTTTTCGGACGGTTTTTGCGGGGAAGCTGATTCGTTTTGGGGGCTGGAATCCCGAATCGCACGTGCGTATTTTTAATAAAAAAAAGATCCAATGGAATACCGACGCGGTGCATGAAGGGCTGACCCTCAAACCCGAGCACATTGTCAAAAAACTGACCGGTTACGTGCATCATTACACCGTAGATACACCCGAGCAGTTTGTGGCCAAAACAGACCGTTACAGCACGCTTTTTGCCGAAAAGGGGCGCAAAGCGGGCAAAAAAGCCACTTTTGTTAAAGTTTATTTGAGTCCTGCCTTTCGGTTTTTGGTCGAATATATTATCAAATTCGGCTTTCTGGACGGGTATTACGGCTGGTTCATTGCCAAAGAAAATGCACGGTATACCTATTTGAAGTATAAAAAACTAAGGTAG
- a CDS encoding branched-chain amino acid aminotransferase → MTTDTLAMEIQRVEASRIHEVDFDNLVFGRHYSDHMFVADYINGEWTNLQIAPYANLSLSPATAALHYGQAIFEGMKAYKNEAGEPLMFRPLDNWARFNKSAARMCMPEVPEEIFMGGLTELLRTDAAWIPTAPDSSLYIRPYMFSTDAYIGVKPSDTYKFIIFTGPVGKYYSKPPRVKVEQHYIRAAEGGVGAAKCAGNYGGSLYPARLAQQQGYDQIIWTDARDHAFVEESGTMNVMFVIDGKLVTPATSDTILNGVTRNSIVDIAHHWNIPVEERKVSVKEVIDALKEGRLEAAFGAGTAVVVSPFGVIGFEGTDYELPTVTDESFVSRVKAFLTDIRTGKTEDPFGWVVRA, encoded by the coding sequence ATGACAACGGACACCTTGGCCATGGAAATCCAACGCGTAGAAGCTTCGCGTATCCATGAAGTAGATTTCGACAATTTGGTATTTGGTCGCCATTATTCAGACCACATGTTTGTCGCCGACTATATCAACGGCGAGTGGACCAACCTTCAAATTGCTCCCTATGCCAACCTAAGCCTCAGTCCCGCAACTGCCGCTCTCCACTACGGTCAGGCGATCTTTGAAGGAATGAAAGCCTACAAGAACGAAGCCGGCGAGCCGCTGATGTTCCGTCCGTTGGACAACTGGGCGCGTTTTAACAAATCAGCCGCGCGTATGTGCATGCCGGAAGTGCCCGAAGAAATTTTCATGGGTGGACTCACCGAATTACTGCGTACCGATGCCGCCTGGATTCCGACCGCGCCCGATTCCTCTTTGTATATTCGTCCGTACATGTTCTCCACCGATGCGTACATCGGGGTAAAACCGTCAGATACCTATAAATTCATCATTTTTACCGGTCCGGTGGGTAAATACTATTCCAAACCTCCCCGTGTCAAAGTAGAACAACACTATATCCGCGCCGCCGAAGGGGGCGTAGGTGCCGCCAAATGCGCCGGCAACTACGGCGGGTCATTGTATCCCGCCCGTTTGGCTCAACAACAGGGCTACGACCAGATCATCTGGACCGACGCCCGCGATCACGCCTTTGTGGAAGAATCCGGTACGATGAACGTCATGTTTGTCATCGACGGTAAGCTCGTCACTCCGGCCACTTCTGATACCATTCTGAACGGGGTAACCCGCAACAGCATCGTGGACATTGCGCATCACTGGAATATTCCGGTAGAGGAACGTAAGGTGTCGGTCAAAGAAGTCATTGATGCGCTGAAAGAAGGTCGCTTAGAAGCTGCCTTTGGGGCCGGTACCGCCGTGGTGGTATCCCCTTTTGGGGTCATTGGCTTTGAAGGGACCGATTACGAACTTCCCACCGTGACCGATGAGTCGTTTGTATCGCGTGTAAAAGCCTTTTTGACCGACATTCGTACCGGAAAAACCGAAGATCCGTTCGGTTGGGTAGTGAGGGCCTAG
- a CDS encoding cob(I)yrinic acid a,c-diamide adenosyltransferase: protein MKIYTKTGDKGTTSLVGGTRVSKADLRIDTYGTVDELNSYIGLVRDQPVNEVRREFLKYIQDRLFTIGSILASEPDNKKHFIPDLHEEDITALELAMDEMNEVLEPMRSFILPGGHPSVSFGHVARTVCRRAERLVIALNESEPVETEVIRYLNRLSDYLFVLSRKMAQELGVEEIKWAGRKSS, encoded by the coding sequence ATGAAAATCTATACTAAAACGGGTGATAAAGGCACCACTTCTCTCGTGGGAGGAACACGGGTCAGTAAGGCTGATCTGCGCATTGATACCTACGGGACCGTCGATGAACTCAATTCGTACATTGGTCTGGTACGGGACCAGCCCGTCAACGAAGTTCGTCGTGAGTTTCTGAAATACATTCAGGATCGTCTGTTTACCATTGGCTCTATTTTGGCCTCTGAACCGGATAACAAGAAACATTTCATCCCTGACCTGCATGAAGAAGACATTACGGCATTGGAACTTGCCATGGATGAAATGAATGAGGTACTGGAACCCATGCGCTCATTCATACTGCCGGGCGGGCATCCGTCGGTTTCGTTTGGACACGTAGCCCGTACGGTATGCCGTCGGGCGGAGCGTTTGGTCATTGCGCTTAATGAATCCGAACCCGTCGAAACGGAAGTGATCCGGTACCTCAATCGCCTTTCTGATTATTTATTTGTGCTTTCGCGAAAAATGGCACAGGAATTGGGGGTAGAAGAAATTAAATGGGCCGGTCGCAAATCATCGTAG
- a CDS encoding ABA4-like family protein, translated as METAFQIANALVLPQWLLMIVAPRWGVTQWLVRSYLIPVLLACLYAYFIFSGGPLDFNDFSTFEGVKSLFSKGGDGAVLAGWIHYLAFDLVAGIFVLKDSQEKNIGHGWIVLPLFFCFMLGPIGLLAYWIIRAMKTRQVS; from the coding sequence ATGGAAACTGCCTTTCAAATAGCCAATGCCCTCGTATTGCCTCAATGGCTTCTGATGATCGTTGCCCCGCGTTGGGGTGTAACGCAATGGCTGGTACGCTCGTACCTGATTCCCGTTTTATTGGCGTGTCTGTACGCGTATTTTATTTTCAGCGGCGGGCCGTTGGATTTCAATGACTTCAGTACGTTTGAGGGGGTGAAAAGCCTGTTTTCAAAAGGAGGTGATGGCGCGGTACTGGCAGGTTGGATTCACTATTTAGCCTTTGATTTGGTGGCGGGAATCTTTGTTCTGAAAGATTCGCAGGAAAAAAATATTGGGCACGGATGGATCGTGCTTCCTCTTTTTTTCTGCTTTATGCTGGGGCCGATTGGATTGCTGGCTTATTGGATTATTCGGGCGATGAAGACGCGGCAGGTAAGTTGA
- a CDS encoding Uma2 family endonuclease, protein METIAEKTYTVEEYFAFCERNAGRFEYVNGEIIEMSGESVSANQIAGNIHFYLRGLLEDQPFIFVQNAVKLQVKGGKAFRIPDFFIFHESGNQKKYATEPIFIVEVLSESSINTDHVTKLAEYTQIPTLQYYLIIEQEECLVEVFNREGKRWYVDFYSDLKETIDLPALNVKLPISVVYKKINLPAASSSPE, encoded by the coding sequence ATGGAAACAATAGCCGAAAAAACATATACCGTCGAAGAATACTTTGCTTTTTGTGAGCGAAATGCAGGACGTTTTGAGTACGTAAACGGAGAAATTATTGAAATGTCGGGAGAATCAGTATCTGCCAATCAAATTGCGGGTAATATTCATTTTTATCTGCGTGGTCTTTTGGAAGACCAACCTTTTATTTTTGTTCAAAATGCCGTAAAGCTGCAAGTAAAAGGAGGAAAAGCGTTTAGAATTCCTGATTTTTTCATTTTTCACGAAAGCGGTAATCAAAAAAAATACGCAACCGAACCGATTTTTATTGTTGAGGTATTGTCGGAAAGCAGTATTAACACAGATCATGTGACCAAATTGGCTGAATACACGCAAATCCCAACGTTACAATATTATTTAATCATCGAACAGGAAGAATGTTTGGTGGAAGTTTTCAACCGTGAAGGAAAACGTTGGTACGTAGATTTCTACAGTGATTTGAAAGAAACCATTGACTTGCCGGCACTAAACGTAAAATTACCCATATCAGTAGTTTACAAAAAAATCAACTTACCTGCCGCGTCTTCATCGCCCGAATAA
- a CDS encoding IlvD/Edd family dehydratase, which produces MENELRSQDWFGKEGKDGFIYRSWMKNQGHAPHQFKGKPVIGICNTWSEVTPCNAHFRDLAQSVKNGVYEAGGFPLEFPVMSLGETLIRPTAMLYRNLASMSVEESIRANPFDAIVLLTGCDKTTPSLIMGAASVDLPTIVLPGGPMLAGRFQGKAIGSGTDVWRFADDLKTGKMTPEEFEEAESCMSRSIGHCSTMGTASTMATMAEALGLTLPGLSAIPAADSRKKMNAHMTGMRIVEMVKENLTLSKILTREAFENAIMLNAGVGGSTNFVLHMLAIAGRIGVDLTLDDFDRVGSRMPFLLNVMPSGKYLMEDYFYAGGLQVVINEMKEHLHKNVITVNGKSLIDNSLNAKNWNPDVIASGESPILEEGGIAVIKGNLCENGAVIKPSAASAHLMKHKGRAVVFETIEDYHARIEDPELDIDETCVMVLKNVGPKGYPGMPEVGNMALPKKLLEKGVTDMVRISDARMSGTAYGTVLLHASPESAIGGNLALVENGDLIEIDIHERYIHWHVSDEEIARRRAAWTPIDLGYNRGHNKLYIEHVTQSHEGCDFDFLIGSSGHKVNRESH; this is translated from the coding sequence ATGGAAAACGAACTCCGCAGCCAGGACTGGTTTGGCAAAGAAGGTAAAGACGGTTTTATTTACCGCAGTTGGATGAAAAACCAAGGCCACGCGCCGCATCAATTCAAGGGGAAACCCGTCATCGGTATTTGTAATACATGGTCTGAAGTAACCCCCTGCAATGCCCACTTTCGGGATCTGGCACAAAGCGTTAAAAATGGAGTGTATGAAGCGGGAGGATTTCCCCTGGAGTTTCCGGTGATGTCGCTCGGAGAAACACTCATTCGGCCTACGGCCATGTTGTACCGCAACCTCGCCAGTATGAGCGTAGAAGAAAGCATCCGTGCCAACCCCTTTGATGCTATCGTGTTGCTGACCGGTTGTGATAAAACCACTCCTTCGCTCATTATGGGGGCGGCGAGTGTGGATTTACCCACCATAGTATTGCCCGGCGGCCCCATGCTGGCGGGACGTTTTCAGGGAAAAGCCATCGGTTCGGGTACAGACGTATGGCGTTTTGCCGATGACCTGAAAACGGGTAAAATGACGCCTGAAGAATTTGAAGAAGCCGAGAGCTGTATGAGCCGCAGTATCGGCCACTGCTCCACCATGGGAACGGCCTCTACCATGGCCACCATGGCGGAAGCGTTGGGATTGACCCTGCCGGGATTATCGGCCATTCCTGCGGCTGATTCGCGTAAAAAAATGAACGCCCACATGACGGGAATGCGCATTGTGGAGATGGTTAAAGAAAACCTGACGCTTTCTAAAATATTGACCAGAGAGGCGTTTGAAAATGCCATTATGCTTAATGCAGGCGTAGGAGGCTCTACCAACTTTGTACTGCACATGCTGGCCATTGCGGGTCGGATAGGTGTGGACCTGACGCTGGATGATTTTGATCGGGTAGGGTCTCGGATGCCGTTCCTGTTGAACGTAATGCCTTCCGGTAAGTACCTCATGGAAGATTATTTCTACGCCGGAGGGTTGCAGGTGGTCATCAATGAAATGAAGGAACATCTGCACAAAAATGTCATTACGGTAAATGGAAAATCATTGATTGATAATTCACTAAATGCTAAAAACTGGAATCCTGACGTGATCGCCTCCGGAGAGTCACCCATTTTGGAGGAAGGCGGTATTGCGGTCATTAAAGGAAACCTGTGCGAAAACGGTGCGGTTATCAAACCGTCGGCCGCTTCGGCGCACTTAATGAAGCATAAAGGAAGAGCTGTGGTGTTTGAGACCATCGAAGATTATCATGCCCGGATCGAAGATCCCGAGCTGGATATTGACGAAACCTGTGTGATGGTGCTCAAAAATGTAGGACCTAAGGGGTACCCCGGAATGCCGGAAGTGGGAAATATGGCATTGCCCAAAAAACTGCTGGAAAAAGGCGTTACCGACATGGTACGCATCTCCGACGCCCGCATGAGCGGCACGGCTTACGGAACGGTTTTGCTGCATGCCTCTCCGGAAAGTGCCATTGGCGGAAATCTGGCATTGGTGGAAAACGGTGATCTGATCGAGATCGATATTCACGAACGCTATATTCACTGGCACGTTTCCGATGAAGAGATTGCCCGCCGTCGCGCGGCTTGGACGCCGATTGATCTGGGCTATAACCGGGGACATAATAAACTTTACATTGAGCACGTCACTCAATCCCACGAAGGCTGTGATTTTGACTTTTTGATCGGTAGCTCAGGACATAAAGTTAACAGGGAGTCTCACTAA
- a CDS encoding Ppx/GppA phosphatase family protein produces MKYAIIDLGTNTFHLLIVEKTSEGVQPVFKAQTPAKIGKAGINQGIITEEAIQRAVNVLKQFRQKINEFGVEPAQTKAIGTSAIRNAKNEADFCTTVKKETQITIEVISGDREAELIYRGVRQGIDLGPQMSVIMDIGGGSVEFIICNASRIFWKHSFEIGGQRLLEQFVLTDPISPSAIQRMHTFFQEQLLPLVNAAHQYAPQVLVGSSGSFDTLVDMDFMHRYGHLPDPAQTHFEISTAEFYRAYHLLTTQNHDERMKIPGMIELRVDMIVPGVVLIDHVLRSLNIPQIRSSTYALKEGIMEWVVGEE; encoded by the coding sequence ATGAAGTACGCCATTATTGACCTTGGGACCAATACATTCCATCTACTGATCGTTGAAAAAACGTCGGAAGGAGTTCAGCCTGTTTTTAAGGCCCAAACCCCTGCTAAAATCGGCAAAGCAGGTATCAATCAAGGCATTATCACCGAAGAAGCCATTCAAAGAGCCGTTAATGTATTAAAGCAGTTTCGTCAGAAAATAAATGAATTCGGTGTAGAGCCTGCCCAAACCAAAGCCATCGGTACCAGCGCCATTCGAAATGCAAAAAATGAGGCCGATTTTTGCACAACGGTCAAAAAAGAAACCCAAATCACCATCGAAGTCATTTCGGGCGATCGAGAGGCGGAGCTGATCTACCGGGGAGTACGCCAAGGCATTGATTTGGGCCCACAAATGTCAGTCATCATGGACATCGGCGGAGGCAGCGTAGAGTTTATCATTTGCAATGCTTCACGCATCTTTTGGAAGCACAGTTTTGAAATAGGCGGTCAACGTTTGCTGGAGCAATTTGTCCTGACCGACCCCATTTCTCCCTCGGCCATTCAGCGGATGCATACTTTTTTTCAGGAGCAGCTTTTACCGCTCGTCAATGCCGCACATCAATACGCTCCACAGGTATTAGTGGGTTCCTCGGGCTCGTTTGATACACTGGTGGATATGGATTTCATGCATCGCTATGGTCATTTGCCCGACCCTGCCCAAACCCATTTTGAAATCTCTACGGCGGAATTCTACCGCGCATATCATCTCCTGACCACCCAAAATCATGATGAACGCATGAAGATTCCGGGAATGATCGAATTGCGCGTCGACATGATCGTACCGGGTGTTGTGCTGATCGATCACGTACTGAGAAGCCTGAACATCCCACAAATTCGCAGCTCGACCTACGCCCTTAAAGAAGGAATAATGGAGTGGGTGGTTGGGGAGGAATAA